A genomic region of Mugil cephalus isolate CIBA_MC_2020 chromosome 5, CIBA_Mcephalus_1.1, whole genome shotgun sequence contains the following coding sequences:
- the LOC125007926 gene encoding alpha-1,3-mannosyl-glycoprotein 4-beta-N-acetylglucosaminyltransferase B-like isoform X1 — translation MTAAGYSHRFDPPMALICLRLRVAFNAHPTCCQQTRDEMRFYSFKFGCMLALVCSVLVIWIKLIPSNGGAAALSDLQTLYQHLSVAEELGGQVSKDLNSILDQLRNMSKTANSTNNTTISTVFNETLKQPTGDSDQQTFLQPNIYLYMPHLKKHPDSLVPNIVLGQGRRGVSIVLGIPTVKREKQSYLVNTLSSLLYSLTPSQHQDLLIIVFVAETDSEYVGSIAETIRQKFPKEVQSGLLEVVSPSLYYYPDFTNLKETFGDSKDRVKWRTKQNLDFSFLMLYAQDKGTYYVQLEDDVVAKANYYNDMKTFATQETSKPWLYLEFSQLGFIGKMFRTSDVPMIAEFFLMFHRDKPIDWLLDHILWVKVCNPEKDTKHCNEQKALLKQRYKPSLFQHVGLHSSLPGKLQHLKDKDFGKPKLYQAHNNPAAELSSNLKHYQQHSLERAYKGEDFFWALTPVQGDFIIFNFPRPIHISRYRFCNGNIEISGDKFYNTTVEVLPSNVSARDKIVTGLSYHYKKSDNDFIIIGAFENGVAEGEIEETLQPISALRLVVQSNSDVWALLSEVLIKV, via the exons ATGACGGCTGCAGGGTACAGTCACAGGTTTGACCCGCCAATGGCCCTGATTTGCCTACGTTTACGTGTCGCGTTTAACGCTCACCCCACCTGTTGCCAACAGACAAGAGATGAAATGAGGTTTTACTCCTTTAAATTTGGGTGTATGCTGGCTTTGGTGTGTTCTGTATTGGTCATTTGGATCAAATTGATTCCCAGTAACGGAG GTGCAGCAGCACTATCAGACCTGCAGACTCTGTACCAGCATTTGTCTGTGGCAGAAGAGTTGGGAGGGCAGGTCAGCAAGGATCTCAACAGTATCCTTGATCAGTTGAGGAACATGTCCAAAACTGCCAACAGCACGAATAACACCACTATCTCCACTGTCTTCAATG AAACTCTAAAGCAGCCAACAGGGGATTCAGACCAGCAGACATTCCTCCAGCCAAATATTTACCTCTATATGCCTCACCTCAAAAAACATCCAGACAGTCTTGTGCCTAACATAGTGCTGGGACAGGGACGGCGTGGAG TATCCATAGTACTGGGCATTCCTACAGTGAAGCGTGAAAAGCAGAGCTACCTGGTCAACACACTCAGCTCCTTGCTCTACAGCCTGACTCCCTCACAGCACCAAGATCTCCtcatcattgtttttgttgcagag ACGGATTCAGAATATGTGGGTAGCATAGCAGAGACCATCAGACAGAA ATTTCCCAAGGAGGTGCAGTCTGGACTGCTGGAGGTGGTCTCCCCTTCACTGTATTACTATCCTGACTTCACAAACCTCAAAGAGACCTTTGGTGACTCAAAGGACAGAGTCAA ATGGCGAACAAAGCAGAATCTGGACTTTAGCTTCCTCATGCTTTATGCTCAGGACAAAGGAACCTATTATGTTCAG TTAGAAGACGATGTTGTTGCCAAGGCAAACTACTACAATGACATGAAGACCTTTGCCACCCAGGAAACTTCAAAGCCATGGCTTTATCTGGAGTTCTCCCAGCTTGGATTTatag GCAAGATGTTTCGTACTAGTGACGTCCCAATGATTGCTGAATTCTTCCTGATGTTCCACAGAGACAAACCTATTGATTGGTTGTTGGACCACATTTTGTGGGTTAAGGTTTGCAACCCTGAGAAAGACACA AAACACTGTAACGAACAGAAAGCATTGCTCAAGCAGAGGTACAAGCCCTCCCTCTTTCAACATGTTGGCCTCCACTCGTCTTTGCCTGGTAAACTACAGCATCTGAAG GATAAGGACTTTGGGAAGCCGAAACTCTATCAGGCTCACAATAACCCAGCTGCAGAACTGAGCAGCAACCTGAAACATTACCAGCAACACAGTCTGGAAAGAGCTTACAAAGGAGAGGACTTCTTCTGGGCATTAACACCAGTTCAGGGTGACTTCATCATATTTAACTTCCCTCGACCCATTCACATATCCAG GTACCGGTTTTGCAATGGAAATATTGAAATCAGTGGAGATAAATTCTACAACACAACGGTGGAAGTGCTGCCCAGCAAT gtGTCAGCAAGAGACAAAATAGTCACTGGCCTGTCCTATCACTACAAAAAATCTGATAACGACTTTATCATTATTG
- the LOC125007926 gene encoding alpha-1,3-mannosyl-glycoprotein 4-beta-N-acetylglucosaminyltransferase A-like isoform X2 gives MTAAGYSHRFDPPMALICLRLRVAFNAHPTCCQQTRDEMRFYSFKFGCMLALVCSVLVIWIKLIPSNGGAAALSDLQTLYQHLSVAEELGGQVSKDLNSILDQLRNMSKTANSTNNTTISTVFNETLKQPTGDSDQQTFLQPNIYLYMPHLKKHPDSLVPNIVLGQGRRGVSIVLGIPTVKREKQSYLVNTLSSLLYSLTPSQHQDLLIIVFVAETDSEYVGSIAETIRQKFPKEVQSGLLEVVSPSLYYYPDFTNLKETFGDSKDRVKWRTKQNLDFSFLMLYAQDKGTYYVQLEDDVVAKANYYNDMKTFATQETSKPWLYLEFSQLGFIGKMFRTSDVPMIAEFFLMFHRDKPIDWLLDHILWVKVCNPEKDTKHCNEQKALLKQRYKPSLFQHVGLHSSLPGKLQHLKDKDFGKPKLYQAHNNPAAELSSNLKHYQQHSLERAYKGEDFFWALTPVQGDFIIFNFPRPIHISRRKGTAHQPLNILGSDVEVVEEYKYLGVTIDNRLNWRTNSTAVYKKACNRFYFLRKLG, from the exons ATGACGGCTGCAGGGTACAGTCACAGGTTTGACCCGCCAATGGCCCTGATTTGCCTACGTTTACGTGTCGCGTTTAACGCTCACCCCACCTGTTGCCAACAGACAAGAGATGAAATGAGGTTTTACTCCTTTAAATTTGGGTGTATGCTGGCTTTGGTGTGTTCTGTATTGGTCATTTGGATCAAATTGATTCCCAGTAACGGAG GTGCAGCAGCACTATCAGACCTGCAGACTCTGTACCAGCATTTGTCTGTGGCAGAAGAGTTGGGAGGGCAGGTCAGCAAGGATCTCAACAGTATCCTTGATCAGTTGAGGAACATGTCCAAAACTGCCAACAGCACGAATAACACCACTATCTCCACTGTCTTCAATG AAACTCTAAAGCAGCCAACAGGGGATTCAGACCAGCAGACATTCCTCCAGCCAAATATTTACCTCTATATGCCTCACCTCAAAAAACATCCAGACAGTCTTGTGCCTAACATAGTGCTGGGACAGGGACGGCGTGGAG TATCCATAGTACTGGGCATTCCTACAGTGAAGCGTGAAAAGCAGAGCTACCTGGTCAACACACTCAGCTCCTTGCTCTACAGCCTGACTCCCTCACAGCACCAAGATCTCCtcatcattgtttttgttgcagag ACGGATTCAGAATATGTGGGTAGCATAGCAGAGACCATCAGACAGAA ATTTCCCAAGGAGGTGCAGTCTGGACTGCTGGAGGTGGTCTCCCCTTCACTGTATTACTATCCTGACTTCACAAACCTCAAAGAGACCTTTGGTGACTCAAAGGACAGAGTCAA ATGGCGAACAAAGCAGAATCTGGACTTTAGCTTCCTCATGCTTTATGCTCAGGACAAAGGAACCTATTATGTTCAG TTAGAAGACGATGTTGTTGCCAAGGCAAACTACTACAATGACATGAAGACCTTTGCCACCCAGGAAACTTCAAAGCCATGGCTTTATCTGGAGTTCTCCCAGCTTGGATTTatag GCAAGATGTTTCGTACTAGTGACGTCCCAATGATTGCTGAATTCTTCCTGATGTTCCACAGAGACAAACCTATTGATTGGTTGTTGGACCACATTTTGTGGGTTAAGGTTTGCAACCCTGAGAAAGACACA AAACACTGTAACGAACAGAAAGCATTGCTCAAGCAGAGGTACAAGCCCTCCCTCTTTCAACATGTTGGCCTCCACTCGTCTTTGCCTGGTAAACTACAGCATCTGAAG GATAAGGACTTTGGGAAGCCGAAACTCTATCAGGCTCACAATAACCCAGCTGCAGAACTGAGCAGCAACCTGAAACATTACCAGCAACACAGTCTGGAAAGAGCTTACAAAGGAGAGGACTTCTTCTGGGCATTAACACCAGTTCAGGGTGACTTCATCATATTTAACTTCCCTCGACCCATTCACATATCCAG gaggaagggaacagctCATCAGCCCCTCAACATCCTTGGCAGCGATGTGGAGGTAGTGGAGGAGTACAAATACCTCGGAGTGACCATcgacaacagactgaactggaggaccaacagtacagctgtgtacaagaaggcctGCAACAGATTCTATTTCCTGAGGAAGCTGGGGTAG
- the LOC125007927 gene encoding uncharacterized protein LOC125007927 has product MMTFLGITGYSSAWIADYASLTGPLRAMIKDTGSTQLHCNLLWTQDGLLAFETIKQRLQEAPALALPDYSKDFLLYVSTSAGGKYACAVLCQPTGTGTSPQPISYYSTAYSDVELGLPLCYRAMVGVYLMYDKASSVTRGYPVTILTHHSLRNLLNYGRYTLTMPRLRDYNRLLEQEDVTLVRCVTINPAENLPTPEDGEPHDCVQEAEKYSRLRSDLKALPLREADVEYWTDGSCYRVGDNLSAGYAVVKAQGTGFVVAKVEVVPQPASAQLAELVGLTEACLLAEGKRVTVYTDSAYAHNVCHLFGSVWKNRGFKKTDGSPIQHHTQIMKLLHAMMKPKEIAIAKCAAHKKDVSRVTQGNKAADEAAKAVTGAEKLGKVFLVTHEVDLEDKITVKDVVLMQEAVSEVDKQLWVDRGATQDSTGLWRNHEGLIVAPPDLLGLMIQEAHGLAHVARGEVRR; this is encoded by the exons ATGATGACATTCCTCGGTATCACTGGTTACTCTTCAGCATGGATTGCAGATTATGCAAGTTTGACAGGACCTTTAAGGGCTATGATTAAAGATACTGGGAGTACTCAACTTCATTGTAATCTTCTCTGGACACAGGATGGTTTATTAGCCTTTGAAACGATCAAACAGAGGTTACAAGAAGCTCCAGCGTTAGCACTTCCAGACTATTCTAAGGATTTTCTGTTGTACGTATCTACTtcagctggaggaaaatatgcatgtgcagttcTTTGTCAGCCAACCGGTACAGGGACCAGTCCTCAacctatttcatattattctactGCTTACTCAGATGTTGAACTTGGACTACCACTGTGTTATAGAGCAATGGTGGGAGTCTATTTAATGTATGACAAAGCATCTTCGGTCACGAGGGGATATCCAGTGACAATTCTTACTCAtcatagtctcagaaatcttttgaactaTGGCAGGTATACGTTGACCATGCCTAGACTTAGAGACTATAATAGGCTTTTAGAACAGGAGGATGTCACATTAGTCAGATGTGTTACGataaatccagctgagaatttgccaactccagaagatggtgaaccacatgattgtgttcaagaagcagagaaatactcAAGATTAAGGTCAGATTTGAAAGCTCTCCCACTGCGTGAGGCAGATGTAGAGTATTGGACTGATGGGTCCTGTTATCGTGTGGGAGATAATTTGAGTGCTGGTTATGCGGTGGTAAAAGCCCAgggaacaggatttgttgttgcGAAAGTGGAAGTGGTACCGCAGCCTGCATCAGCGCAGCTTGCCGAATTGGTGGGGTTAACTGAAGCATGTCTTTTAGCAGAAGGCAAGCGTGTGACGGTCTATACAGATTCTGCATATGctcataatgtgtgtcatttgtttggatcggtatggaaaaatcgagggtttaagaaaacagatggttccccaatacagcatcacactcagataatgaaacttctccatgctatgatgaaacctaaagaaatagcaatagctaaatgtgcagcacataagaaggatgtgtcaagagtcactcagggtaataaagcggctgatgaggctgcaaaagcagtgacaggagctgagaagttgggtaaagttttcttggtcaCACATGAAGTAGATTTGGAGGATAAGATTACAGTGAAAGATGTGGTCTTAATGCAGGAAGCTGTCTCTGAGGTGGATAAACAGTTGTGGGTAGATCGAGGGGCAACACAGGATTCTACTGGTCTTTGGAGAAATCATGAGGGACTGATAGTAGCACCTCCAGACCTGTTGGGATTGATGATTCAGGAAGCACATGGCTTAGCCCATGTTGCAAGGGGGGAAGTTAGGAG GTAA